The DNA window CACTActgaacaaattatttacaattatcgtattacatttttaaacatagaTTTCCCTAAATCCAACATGGTGCACCTTGAACTGTAAATTGGTCTTGGCCATAATTCTAGTAATATTGTGACTTTCGTGCTGGAGGCAGTTACGTTATTTTACATATCAAGCAAAGTATAATAGTGCATATTCTTGGCACAAGGTAGACATATTCATTAAATTATCTAAATATTGTGCATATCTATGCATGatttaacaaaaactgaaaatgttttacattaaatatcttgttctGAGCTACCTGGAATTGTGTGTCACACCAAAAAATGTTCTGAGTCATAGGTCTGAATCTGCGTCACTGTGTAGGTCTTGCCACCACAGACCAAGTCTGTAACATTTCTCAGTGATGCGAGGTTCTGAATGGAAAGATGTTGTAAAGTCTGACCAAATGACTGAACAGgtttctttccttctcttaAAACCAGGATGGACATTGGTTTGTGGTCTcactaaataacattttaatcatacaggatgaaaaataaaaatcattatgGTGAATTATGGGTTGGAATGGAGCTATCAAAATACATGTCACTTAAACCACACGGTTGTTTACTGtgatacataaaaatacacaaatgtgaAAAATCTAAATGCCATAGATGAGTCACTTATTCTCACAGGGCTCACCTGTTTCAGTTCCTGGGCCTCAGCCTGACTGACGGATGGCTGGAGGACGTGCACCTGCAACTGGGACAGCTCTCCTGCTGGGACCTCCAGCGGGAGATCTGTGTCTTGGCAACTCTGCAGCGAACCTGACTCCATGGGTGGAGATGGTGAAAAAGTGCAGAGTGCATATGTTGTTTATGAGGAAACCAGACAGTAAACTCAAAGTAACTGAGGCAATCAGGATGAAGTGACTCatcaaaacacatttctgtcaaGGAGAGACACCAATAACTATGTCCAAAAGTCATGTGGATGAAATGTTTTGACATGTGGCTGCACAcctaaaaatatacacaaatggAAACATGGACCTATACTGCCACTTAGTGGTCAGTTTCATACTAGACATGGAAACTATGAAACAGTCTGTATTTATATTGTCCATGCCTTACCTTTATTCCAGTTTGGCCCCTCTGTGTCACATGGAGATGAAAGTGGAGTTGCTTTAAAAGCTGTGTATTCACTGGTGAACTCCACTTTCTTTTTGTACTGCATCTCTAGCACCGACATCGCCTCTGGCATCTTGGCAGACAGGAACCTGTAGCATATATCCGGCTTCCCAATAAACCGCTGTCTAACAGTGATCTCATACGGACTGTGCACTCTGATTTCATCGACTTCATTTCGTTCGAAGCGGTGAAGGAGCTGGCAGTTTGTGTCTCGCACCTCCAGTGAAGACACCAGCACCAACAAGCATCCGGGTTTCAAGTCTGAGTCCCTGCCTTTAGTCACCACAGCCGGGATGCTTGTGATCACCTTATTTCTACCAGACCCTTTGCCAGCtgcagatgcagcagcagctgcagctctggcagcGTCCTCAGCCTTTGCTTCCTGCTGCGTCTTCCAGGGCAGTTTACCAAAAGGCCACCAGGAGGGAGACTCCAGCTCTGACAAAAGTCTGTAAGAGAGTTGAAAGTGAAAGAAATAATTCACAAGAGTCTCATTATTATATTaggcctgtttttgttttgcaacaaGTTTTGTTATATGTCAttgacacaagaaaaaaaaatgaacaagtcTTCGAAATAAGGTTGCCAAAAGTATTGAGACTTTAGTTTAATACTTTTTAGATAACAAGTTTTAGATGTCATCTTCTCTGTTAATTATACAGTGCATTAGATAGTAGTGAAAATACCAaacctataaaaaaaacacaatatcaaCACAATATCTAATAGTGAAAGCAATAGTAACAACATAAACAATGTTTAGGTCTAAAAGGTAGAGAACACATTAAAGAATAGTAATAATGATGTCAATTACTATCACTTTTAATACAAATGTGTTGATATGTGTTCAGTGACTTTTTTGGACTAGCACTGTATGCAGGttgttaatttgaaaaaagaaaaagaaaaaaagtgccttttttttgCTCTGGTATCAAAAGAGGTATTGAGTATCTgtttagtagtagtattattgaAGTTTAAAATCCTGGTATTTTGGcaaccttattttttttaaaaagggcatTGTATGTAATGTGTCTAATTACTTATCAGCCACGCCCAGATCAGAGTCAATCTTCTCCAGCCCCTGCATCATATTGTCAAACTGCTCTCCTTGGTGGCTGAGGACTCTGCCGGTGTCCTCCAGTCTCCTCTGGGCCCCGACCACCAGGTTGATCAGCTCCCTGCCTTTAGAGGGTTGACTTTCAGCCCCCCTTGCCTCTGAGCTGGGTGACAGGAGGCGTTCTCTCCAGAAATGCTCTAACACATTATAAACCACGACCCTATTGGGCTTAAGGGAGCCAAACCAGTGTTTCACATTGCCCTCCTCCAGCACCGTGAGGGTGCTGAAGATGAAACTGGATGACTCCATCTTCATCTCAATGATCCTGGAGAGGCGGAAGCTGGCGAGACTCTCCTTACTCTGGCTGGAGACAAAGCGCACCATGGTCCTGGTGAGGGACAAGGTGCCATTTTCCCACCGCTTCTCGCTGTTGATGTAATAGGAGCCGGGCCAGCTGTGAATAGGGACGTCCCTGCTCATTTTGGAAGGAGATTACCTAGACGGACAAATacactttaattacatatgtaccacaaacatgcacacactgctgctgtttaATTACATTATAAGGACATTGTACTATGGTCTCTGTGTCCTGATAGTGAGCATACTTTCTTCAGTGTAATAAGGGATCCAAGCTGCAGATGAGCTCAGCTGAGGCGTTCACACAGGCAGCTTCAGCGACCTTTATATCACACTGAACGCATTACAGGTGAGTCATTAAAACGTTATAAACACTCTTAGCGCGTATCACGTCCTCTTAGCGCAATAATATTCACCCCACACCATATTAATCGACAACATTATGTTGTTTGGCTGAGCATTACGTTACCACTTTACTCCTGAATGTCGCTGATGTTTATTACGGAAATGACGTCACTCAGGGGACCGGCTGTATTTACTGTCCGACGGGAAAATTGTGCTGTCAGAAAAGGCTATCACGACCAGGTTATTGAAAAAAGAATTACAGCTAGCTTGGACGACgttttttgaattaaaatagAGAATAGCATGTAGCATTATAATTGAACGCACTGAATGCTAATATAAATAGCAGTAAACAGTCGTATTTATATGTGCGTCGTTCGGGAACCACAACCTTCTATTTTCGGTATGGAGTCAAATGCAGCGACCTgttgtaaaaatagaaaaataatatgtttttacaCCATTTTAGCTTTGTAGCCTAATTTAACCTACATTTTACAGCATTAATTAAGAGACGTGTGCTGTGTAATGTCCAATCAATCGCTCCGCTAACTTTTCCTCACCGTTTCTTGCTGTCCAGCTAACTGAAGCTTGCTAACTGGCTAGCCGAGGTGTTGTTTACCATAATGGATAGAGAGGCGTACCGTAACTGCTGCAGCCTGGTCAAAATACCGAGACAGTCTTATGAGCAGTTTTGGTCTTCACATTTCCTTGACTACATCGACAAGGAGCTGAGCTATTCTAAGTTTTTCAGGAAATACTTGCTTCCCAATCACCCATGTATGTTTTCAAGAAGGTTTACAGAGGACTGGAAGTGTAGAAAACAATGGGTGTCTGAGGAGGGGAAGCCTAATTTCCAGAAGCTGCTGCAAGAGTTTGgtaaataaaaatctattacTATTATTGCAGCTTCTGCAATGACTGGCTGCTGTCATGCATTGCATATTAATGTATTTGCTCTTTATCACAGATGAGACTCATGTTCCTGTTGCAAACTGTAATGCAAAGGAGTACAATTCAAACCCTAAACAAGTTATGCCTTTCAAAGAATTTATACACTACTGGAAGGAATACATCCAGAATGGCCACTCCTCGCCTAAGGGATGTCTCTATCTTAAAGACTGGCACATGGCAAGGTAGCAGTTAATACAGATTCAACTTAACTTTGCATAATACAGCTAAATGTGCAAAATATGTAACTAACcatgatacatttaatatttttgttttacaggGACTTTCCAGAACATAATGTTTACACCACACCAGTCTTCTTCACTTCTGACTGGCTTAATGAATATTGGGATACACTTGAAGTGGACGACTACCGATTTGTCTACATGGGACCCAAAGGCTCAtggtatatatatttaacatgtttgtgaAACCCAGGTTATGGTGTTTATTTTGCCAGGTAAATCaagttgtatttgtatttatagtGTTATTACAGTTGTGAGGCAGCACATACACGACATCTATCATTCAGATCCACTTTCTCGTCACCAGGACCCCATTCCATGCCGATGTGTTCCGCTCCTACAGCTGGTCCGCAAACATCTGTGGCAGGAAGAAATGGCTCCTGTATCCCCCAGGTCAGGAGGAGTTTTTACGAGACACTCACGGCAACCTCCCTTATGATGTAACGTCAGCTGAGCTCAAAGACACAAGCCTTTTTCCACACTCTGAAGAAGCCTGTCAACCTCTTGAAATTATTCAAGAGGCAGGTGAAATCATTTTCGTGCCCAGTGGCTGGCACCATCAAGTTTATAATCTGGTAAGAAATGTAAAGGCAACAGAATCTAAGCAGTTGAGTAAAAAGAACTACCAAATGACATTTCATACAGTATGGTTACCTAATTTACTACCTTTTGTTACAGGAGGACACCATCTCTATTAATCATAACTGGTTAAATGGCTGCAACGTAGACATCATGTGGCAGTTTCTCCAAAATGAGTTATCGTCTGTTCAAAAAGAGATAGATGAGTGGAGAAACACGATGGACTCGTGGCATCAGCACTGCCAGGTACTTCAGAGATGACTGTTCAGCCTGCATGCTTTCTAGAAACATGTTGCTGCCATTGCTGCCAACATTATATTTGAAGTTGTGGTTTGTCACGTTTCAGGTCATTATGAAGGCCTGCTCTGGCATTAACTATGCAGAATTTGCCTCGTTCCTGAAAATCATCGCTGACAACCGAATGGCGTTCCTGAATGCTTGTTCCTCTGGAGAGCCCTCCGATTACCCTCGGCATCTCTCCGAGACCCTCACCACGCTTGGACCTTACCATGCTGCCTTTGACCTACAAAGAGTGGCTCATGTAATCGAATGCCTACTCTGCAATGAAGACTTTAAGCGGCTCGACCCTTCAACTTTGACTTTGCAGCCAGAAATCATGTTACAGCAAATTCGGGACACCATACAGTCCACAAGGGGGCAGCACCTTCTTTATCAGGAATAAGATGTTCAGTGGCGTCTCTACAATGTTTTCATCGCCTGGATATGGCTTGAATGAAAAGTGCCAATTTGTATAGTGCAAAAAAGATGATAAAGGTGTTACTGCACTTTTAGTTTGAGATGAATTGCAGTCtcaaatgttgaatgttttgagTTCGTTTTTGCACTTAAAGATAAAatggataaataataaaaaaaaaatacaagttaatTGAGATTTTGTATTGcttttttgcatatttattaAACAACCACCAATACCATATCACTGTTGGTATATCCTGTTGTACAGTGCTCTTATAAATCAGTTAAATATACTTCTGTGCTAAATAATACCATTTGACCATTTGATattattgcaaaaaaagaaatacaaatatggATTAGTGCCACACAGCTGTAAAGCAATGACAATGTAATATAGACATTGTCAGATTTGATGTATGTCACATTTGAGGGGACTATAAAACAACCTCCTCTTTAGTTCTTTGCGTCTTTAGGCCACCAGTCTGGCACCGAGGCCTCAAGTGCCACTGTGGCATCGTCAGACGATTTGAGTGTCAACGTCTCTTTGGCATGAGCCATGCGGATTAGGCTCAGTCCCACTTCTCCAGCCCCTGCGCGATGCTTCCCAGCTGGCTTGCCCGACTGCGTTTGCAGCGCGGCTccttcctcaaggtcttggacGGGAGCTGACAAGCGTACTGGCATTAGGCGTTTCCGAACCACCCCAGTGTGATGAGTCCTGGCTGTGAGCTCCTGGCCAATGTAACAGCCCTTGCTGAAGCTGATGCCCTGCATGTAGACGAGATTCGACTCTAGTGGTAGT is part of the Centropristis striata isolate RG_2023a ecotype Rhode Island chromosome 11, C.striata_1.0, whole genome shotgun sequence genome and encodes:
- the snap47 gene encoding synaptosomal-associated protein 47 isoform X1 is translated as MSRDVPIHSWPGSYYINSEKRWENGTLSLTRTMVRFVSSQSKESLASFRLSRIIEMKMESSSFIFSTLTVLEEGNVKHWFGSLKPNRVVVYNVLEHFWRERLLSPSSEARGAESQPSKGRELINLVVGAQRRLEDTGRVLSHQGEQFDNMMQGLEKIDSDLGVADKLLSELESPSWWPFGKLPWKTQQEAKAEDAARAAAAAASAAGKGSGRNKVITSIPAVVTKGRDSDLKPGCLLVLVSSLEVRDTNCQLLHRFERNEVDEIRVHSPYEITVRQRFIGKPDICYRFLSAKMPEAMSVLEMQYKKKVEFTSEYTAFKATPLSSPCDTEGPNWNKGSLQSCQDTDLPLEVPAGELSQLQVHVLQPSVSQAEAQELKQMLMQLKNLALEAETELERQDDVLDDLTSSTDRATMHIEKHTCRMKRLL
- the snap47 gene encoding synaptosomal-associated protein 47 isoform X2 codes for the protein MSRDVPIHSWPGSYYINSEKRWENGTLSLTRTMVRFVSSQSKESLASFRLSRIIEMKMESSSFIFSTLTVLEEGNVKHWFGSLKPNRVVVYNVLEHFWRERLLSPSSEARGAESQPSKGRELINLVVGAQRRLEDTGRVLSHQGEQFDNMMQGLEKIDSDLGVADKLLSELESPSWWPFGKLPWKTQQEAKAEDAARAAAAAASAAGKGSGRNKVITSIPAVVTKGRDSDLKPGCLLVLVSSLEVRDTNCQLLHRFERNEVDEIRVHSPYEITVRQRFIGKPDICYRFLSAKMPEAMSVLEMQYKKKVEFTSEYTAFKATPLSSPCDTEGPNWNKVRFAAELPRHRSPAGGPSRRAVPVAGARPPAIRQSG
- the jmjd4 gene encoding 2-oxoglutarate and iron-dependent oxygenase JMJD4, whose protein sequence is MDREAYRNCCSLVKIPRQSYEQFWSSHFLDYIDKELSYSKFFRKYLLPNHPCMFSRRFTEDWKCRKQWVSEEGKPNFQKLLQEFDETHVPVANCNAKEYNSNPKQVMPFKEFIHYWKEYIQNGHSSPKGCLYLKDWHMARDFPEHNVYTTPVFFTSDWLNEYWDTLEVDDYRFVYMGPKGSWTPFHADVFRSYSWSANICGRKKWLLYPPGQEEFLRDTHGNLPYDVTSAELKDTSLFPHSEEACQPLEIIQEAGEIIFVPSGWHHQVYNLEDTISINHNWLNGCNVDIMWQFLQNELSSVQKEIDEWRNTMDSWHQHCQVIMKACSGINYAEFASFLKIIADNRMAFLNACSSGEPSDYPRHLSETLTTLGPYHAAFDLQRVAHVIECLLCNEDFKRLDPSTLTLQPEIMLQQIRDTIQSTRGQHLLYQE